Genomic DNA from Lagenorhynchus albirostris chromosome 9, mLagAlb1.1, whole genome shotgun sequence:
GGCTTTCTTTGAGCACATCTGGTGATGGAATTCTCTAGTTATCCACGGCTTATTCTGTTAAGCAAAAAAGGCAGATATGctcaagaaaatgggaagagtaaGCTATACTGAAGACTACTCATTGCCTTATGGCCTCTGGGCACAtagatctaaaaaataaactgtaaggCATAGACCAGTGAGACCCTGAATAGAGAGCCTGCAGGAGAATTCCAGGTAAAGATACAATTTTAGGACAGTCATCAAGTTACAATAATAAACAATGAGGAGGTCAGACTCCTTCACGGGGATGCATCTCCCCTCTTAAATGCTGGTTAATCGGTCATCACAGTCTGCTAAATGCAGCAGTTATGACCTTGTTGACTCTTGTTTCAGACATGTCTTCACGTGTcattaatatgtttcttttcctACAAGAGAGAGATTCAGAAGCTCTATGAAAACAAGTCGTTCCTTTTCCTGGGCTGTGGCTGGACTGTGGATGACACCACTTTCCAAGCCCTTTTTCTGGAGGCTGTCAAGCACAAATCTGACTTAGAACATTTCATGCTGGTTCGGAGAGGAGATGTGGACGAGTTCAAGAAGCTTCGAGAAAACATGCTGGACAAAGGGATTAAAGTCATCTCCTATGGAAATGAATATGCTGACCTTCCAGAGTATTTCAAGCGACTGACATGTGAGATCTCCACAAGGGGAAGGTCAGGTAAGATGCGTTTTGAGACTGAGAGGGGTCGGAGGGCAACCGCTCTTCAGCCTCTTATGTGTTTGTGGAGGGTAAAGTCATCACCAAGATGAGGAATATAATCCTAACCAGATTATGAAGGGAGATGGCGGTTAGTCTTCAGATTAATCAGCGAAATGCAATTAGAATTTAGATTTCAAAATAGAGAAGAATGATAACTCCCTTTCGGCTAAGGCCGTGAGGAAAGGAATAAATACATTCATGTAGTATTGGTGAGAAGATAAAGTTAGTACAACTTTTCTGAAGGGGAAATTTGGAATATGTTCCGACGTTTAAAAcctttgacccagaaatcccacttgataCAGTTTACCTTAGGAGAACTTTCTCCTAAGGCCGTGAGGAAAGGAATACATTCATGTAGTATTGGTGAGAAGGTAAAGTTAGTACAACTTTTCTGAAGGGGAAATTTGGAATATGTTCAGAAGTTTAAAAcctttgacccagaaatcccacttgataCAATTTACCTCAGGAGAAGTTTCTCCTAAGGAGATCACGGGATACTTGCACAATTATACTACACAGTTGCACAAAGATACAAGTGTAGGGATGTAATCAGTGTTGTCGATAAATGGCAAAAATTGGAAGCAATCTAAAATGTTCCAGAAAATGGGGGATTCTATAAATACACCATTTATTAATTGATGAAATACATaagaagccataaaagaaaaaatgcttttaCTGGCCAAAATAATGTCAGAGATATAATACTGtgagtgacaaaaaaaaaaaaaaaaaacggttatAAAATGCCACCATGGTCAGTCCCTGGCATACAAAATTGTAGATATAGTCTATTTTTGTATGCTTGTATGAGAAATATCTGGAATGAAGTTTACTAAATTAACTGTGGTTATCTCTATGAAGTAggatttaatgtgttttttttaatattttgtttctatgTTAGCATTTTCTATGATTATGCATTgtctttataaacagaaaaataaaaaacacactttgAAAATGCTATTTGGAAACTGTTATGGTGGAATTAAAGTCAGAGGTTAGGGGTACCACTCACTTGACATTTTACCTCCAGGTTCTAACAGGAAAGCCAAATGGGGATAAAAGGTTCAGTTTATTAATGGCTCCAGGCAAGTTCTCAGTTAATCTACAAAATGCAAAACCTTTTGGTATAGCTAAATTggagaatgctttttaaaatctcagtttgAATAAAGCCGGGCCTCAGggtatggccattctgactcacCACGCAGTTCCAAAGGAGCTTTCCTGCTGTATGTAGAATATGTTCTTGAAAAGTCATGTGCCGATATTCATTTTCATTGTCAATCTGAATACATGTTAGGGAGCCTGTTAAGGTACAGGTAATTTAGTAGATTAAATTgatctattaattaattaatttattagtcTGTTAGTAGATTAGCAGATTGATTTAATTGTCCTATACCCAATAATCAATCCCAGGTTTCTCTTCTGAATCAGATTGCTTCAAGTGGAATTCTCCTGTGATGAGAAATTCCATAAGCTCTTATTATCCATGGCTGTGTTTCGATGGAACAAGGTCTGTAAAAGGCATCACCATAACTGAACGCTGAAAACTAGGTCTACCCTTTTTCcagaagacttttttaaaaaacccttaaaaaGACAAATCTTCTGGTTTATCTCTTTTGTGAAAACAATTTGCTATTCTTTCTTGCGGGTATGTTTTCTGCTGTCCTGCAGTGTTCCAGATTCTTCTGCTGTTTGCCCACACATAGGACTCTCAGTAGGCTTTTTCCACTGGGCAAGGAGTACATAGCCAAGCTCTACTTATTTCTTTTGATCTGCGTTCTGAGCTATTCCACCCGGGGAAGATGCTAGGGTGGAAAAGAACAAAATCCTGCCGGACAGCTGTTCCTCTTACACTGTGTCTTTTCTTGACAAAAACCATCAGAAGTATTGTGGAGCAGCACAGACTCTTTCATTAGCTGCATGGGCTTCCTAACAGAGCAGCTCTTCTCAAAGTTATCACTCATTAAGGTATTGTGAATTGTTAAAAATCAAGGATTTTCAGTGTGGCCAGGGGCTTTATTAGAATGGTCAGCTAAGTTTGTGATCTAAAATCTagcagagcagttttaggttaaaaacacttttttgttTTGAGACCGGTCAAGCTTACCTTCCATCCGTGGTTATGTTTTGATTCTCTATAGATAAGTACCGATGAGAGGTCCGAGGTCTTTtgctgatgttttctttttttaaccctgGCCTCTTGCTGTGTGCCTTGCTTTGTGCTGTGTACTCGCTTTTGCGTAGTGAGAATTACTTGGGTTCAGAAGATTCTGTAGGATCCCGGtacatttatttcagaaaaaccaagtaatggggaaaggaaaataattcttttataatTCATTACTGTAATAGAAGCAGTTACTTTGGTATATTTCAGGTAAGTTTTCCTTGTGCATTTCTTCATGGCTGTAAACAAAGTACACATACACtcctggtactttttttttttaattaattaacttatttttggctgcattaggtctttgttgctgcgtgtgggctttctccaattgtggcgagcaggggctactcttcgttgcagtgcgcgggcttcttattgtggtggcttctcttgttgcagagcatgggctctaggaacgtgggcttcagtagttgtggctcgtgggctctagagcactggctcagtagttgtggtgcatgggcttagttgctcgcggcatgtgggatcttcccggaccagggctcgaacccatgtcccctgcattggcaggcggattcttaaccactgcgccaccagggaagcccccggtccTTTTTTTTATTCAGTGATACATCATACATTTTCCCACATGGCTGCAGTCTTCataaccagtatttttttttagatttcttttcatatggacctttttttttaaatttaaaatgtaaccttttattttgaattttattttatttattttttatacagcaggttcttattagttatctgttttatacatattagtgtagatgtgtcaatcccaatctcccaattcatcccaccaccaccccctgcggctttccccccttggtgtccatacgtttgttctctacatctttgtgtctgtttctgccctgaaaactggttcatctggaccgtttttctaggttacacatacatgtgttaatatatgatatttgtttttctctttctgacttacttcactctgtatgacagtctctagatccatccacgtctctacaaatgacccaatttcgctcctttttatggctgagtaataatactccattgtatatatgtaccacatcttctttatccattcgtctgtcgatgggcatttaggttgcttccatgacctggctattgtaaatagtgctgcagtgaacattggggtgcatgtgtctttttgaattatggttttctctgcgtatatgcccagtagtgggattgctgggtcatatggtaattctatttttagttttttaaggaacctccatactgttctccatagtggctgtatcaatttacattctcaccaacagtgcaagagggttcccttttctccacaccctctccagcatttgtcgtttgtagattttctgatgatgcccattctaaccggtgtgaggtgatacctcattgtagttttgatttgcatttctctgattagtgatgttgagcagcttttcatgtgcttcttggccatctgtatgtcttctttggagaaatgtctatttaggtcttctgcccatttttggattgggttgtttgtttttttaatattgagctgcatgagctgtttatatattttggagattaatcctttgtccgttgattcatgtgcaaatattttctctcattctgagggttgtcttttcgtcttgttcgtagtttcctttgctgtgcaaaagcttttaagtttcattaggtcccatttatttttgtttttatttccattactctaggagctgaatcaaaaaataccttgctgtgatttatgtcaaagagtgttcttcctatgttttcctctaagagttttatagtgtccggtcttacatttaggtctctaatccattttgagtttatttttgtgtatggtgttagggagtgttctaatttcattcttttacatgtagctgtccaggtttcccagcaccacttattgaagagactgtcttttctccactgtatatccttgcctcccttgtcatagattagttaaccacaggtgcgtgggtttatctctgggttttctatcctgttccattgatctgtatttctgtttttgtgccaataccatattgtcttgattactgtagctttgtagtatagtctgaagtcagggagtctgattcctccagctctttttttttccctcaagactgctttggctattcggggtcttttgtgtctccatacaaattttaagattttttgttctggttctgtaaaaaatgcccaTAACCAGTGTTTTTAATGACTGTGTTATAATCCAGTGTGGATGTCACAGTTACCTAATTATTCCCCTATGTTAGGCAGTATCTAGTTTTTTCTATTGTAAGCACTGTTGTAATGAATGGTACAGTTTTTCCTTTTGCCAGTAGGATGGGTTCTCAGTGTAATTACTAGGTCAAAGGGCATGAACATTTTAGTGGTTGATAAATACTGCTCAAGTGCTTTCCAAGAGAGGAATACCAGTTTGTGTGTTTGGGTGCTGTCTTTTGTTTATATTCTAATTGGCCATGTTTCTGATTGCTATTCTTTCCTCCCGTGTGTTCAGATTTAAACCTCTTCCTATATATTATCTAtcccagtgctgtccaatagaatttTCTGCAATGATAGAAATATTCTGTAATCTTCTCTGTCCAGTGCTGTATCCACAAGCCGCATGTGACCATTGAGCATTTGAAGTGTggttagtgtgactgaggaacagaatttttttttttctcctggccgCACCacttggcttgcgggatcttagtcccccacccagagattgaacccaggtccctgcagtggaagcttggagtcctaaccactggaccactagggagtTCCCTGaggaacagaatttttaatttaatttaaaactaaacagcacatgtggccagtggGACGGCACAGCTCTAAACCCATTTTATACCGTGGGCGTGTCTGCTACTTTTCACTCTTCTACTTGGTTGAATTTGCCCCCTTGCACGCTGCTTCCTTTTCACTCTTGTACTTGGTTGAATCTGCCTCCTTGCACGCTGCTTCCTGACCCCAGCTGGAGTAGTTTTTTTTACCTAAACTTGGCCTTCTGGACTAGTTAGGGACAGCAAGCACACTTGTTTTGTTCACAAGTAATGTCCGTGTACTCAGGGACCTCACTGCTTCCCTGTTGTTTAATACAACAGTGTGAAGACTAACTGGTTTACTGTCCTGCCTAATGTGTGCATTCCTAAATAATGTCATCCTTCTTAGTCAGACCATGTACTTTCATCTCCCTTTAGTTGGTTGCTTTTCTATTATTAATAGTTTTAGCTTTTCAGCCAAATATCTGATACTGGTGTATGTTCTGTTTAGCAGGGACGGTAAGAGAAGGCCAGCTAAATGGCTCAGAAGGCCAGCTAAATGGCTCATCGACAGCACACAGTGAAATGAGAGGTATACTGTTTCCTGTTCTACTATTTGTCAGTTTGTCAGCAGAAAATGCTTTCCCAGAACTTAGTTAAGACCTTGGAGAACCTCTCCTACCTATTAAAGCGTCTGTATTTTCCCAAGTCTGTTACAAGTTTCCTAGTATCTTGTGTCTTGTCTTCTGAAGGGTTAAGCTTGACTTAAATTTCTGCAGCTTTAGATGTGTAAACCTGTTTTGTGAAACTTCACTtaactctctcccttctctccacagaCTGTAGTACATGAGAGGGCTAGAGGAATCACCACCATTAGCCCAAGCTGTAAGGGCCTACCGTGGACAGTGTTTAACAAGTAAACTCACAAGAACCCAAAACAGCTCCTAGGAACTACCAGAACGCAGAGGTTGAAGGCCGGGGTTAGTGGGCGGGTGTCGCAGCTTACCCCTTCGTGCCGTGCCGGCTGTTTCCTGATCCTCTGCGGCCTGTTCCAGTTCAATACCCAAGTGACAAGGGACCTGGAggccgccccgccccacccccaggctggaCAGGCCTATGTCCACACAGCAGATCCACGGGACATCTCTACCGACCGTGACCACAGCTCCGCATGAAGAACTCGGGATCTAGATGCCACGGGATCGCCGCGGCCCTTGTTGCAGTTTTGTACTCTATACTTGGTTTTTCAGTTAAGCTtaatggcatttttaaaacatGGCTTGAAGCTCTAGTTTTCTAGATCTTTTACAGTGTACAGTCTTTTACATAATTGAGTTGTATTAAAAGCTTGTTCATTTACTTCCCAGGGCCCCAGCTCTACTTTGAGTCACTTTAGAAAACTCCTAACCTGCAAAGATACAAGccgaatttaaattttaaaagttctcttctTTCACCTTGGGGGAAGGTGACCTCATTCTTGGGACAACTACTTATTTTTACCTGATTCCTCAGCATTATCAATTCCTGTTTCCCTTCTTACCATAAATCCTAGAACTACAGTGTGATGTAGGATTTTAGTTTTGAATCCTCCTGTAAAATAACTCCAAGACCTAAAAGGcaatttatttatgaaatttattttcttatataaattatgtatttctCTGGGCAGACAGCCTTCACCTTATTGCACTAAGAGCACATCTGTAATACCAAGCTACAGGACAAGTCTTAACAAGGTCTGTATTCAACGTAGCACTTGTCTACCAGGCACTGTAGAGGATGAGGAGAAGCCAGGATCCATCCCAGGTGAAGAAGGGGCAGGGGGCAGTGTGTCTCCCCTTTTGACAGTTGGTTTTCTCCCGGGAAGGGGAACATGCAAAGTTATGTCTGGATTCTGAAAGTGGGAGGAGATCTTGGAGGCTGAGAAGCCCAGTGCAGCACTGCAGCTCGGCTCCCTTCATCTCTGAGGGGAGCAGGGACTCCTCTTTCACTCATCTGTAACACATCACTGTGGCCTAGCTGATGCTTCGGGGAAACGGGGCCAGGGGTCATCCTGGAATCAGCAGCAATTAAGAACAGGCCATACACTGCCACAGTGTGGGGGTGTCGTCCTGGCCCCAGGGACCTGAAAGCTGTGTATATCCTAGGGGGAGGTGCCACTCAAGACCCAGAGCTGGCTCTGGAAGTCTCTTTATCTAATGGAGCAGGGGATGATGCTCGGACGTCCCCATGACCACACTTAACTAGCAAAGCTCTGGTGCTGGATCTTCTAACCATTGGTCAAAGCTGTAATGAGACCGAGTCTGTAGGCAGAGTGAAAAGGGATGCCTGAGTGAGTAGGAAGGGGGAGGAgcatggggctgggggcaggtaATGGGCAGTGACTGTAACATGATTAGGCCCTCCTCACAGAGGGAGGCTGGGCTGAACAGGGAGTGGGGTTAGGAGGGGCTGCAAGCCCTCGCCTGGAGCTCCCTCACTCTGCCTTTGAACTACACTGAAGACAAGTTGCTCACATACTCTAAAGCACATTCTTGATACAGGGATGGGGGCTTTGGGGGTAAGCGGTGATTTGGTATTGGCCAAGAGCCACGTTAAGCCTTCATGAGGGCAGCCACCACGGCCTTGGCGTTGAGACTGCGTAGGTCACAGTAGGTCTGGCCGGTGCCCACAAAGACGATGGGTTTGCTTGTGATATAGGTCATAGAAATAGCAGCTCCCACCTGAAGCAGAGAAAGGGGATACCCAGTCAACTCCAGGTCACTCCTTTTCACCCCCTAAGCAACAGGAGGCTTTGGAGCCAGTGTGCCCTTAGAGCCTCTGCTCCCTTGTGAAGGATGGCCATTCCCCTCTCCCAGTCCCACTCTGCCCTGTGTCGTCCATATCTACCTTGTCATCGATGGTATCAAATTTGGTAAGGACAATGCCATCAATGAGCCGAGGTGTCTGGGCCATAGAATGGTCAGCCAAGGCCCTGTTGAACTTGACCTGGAAAGGAGGAACATGACGTTAAGTATAAGATGCACCTCAAGTGGCCAGAGCTGAGGTTGGAAAGAGAACCAAGCCCTAGCTCTCACCAGCTGGTCCACGGCCTCATTGCCTACTAAGGCCTCCCCCACAAACAGCACCAAGTCGGGTGTGTTGACAGTAATGAGCTTGGCCAGGGCAGTCATCAGAGGGGCATTGTCCTGCATGCGGCCAGCTGTGTCCACCAGCACCACATCAAAGCCTTGGTTACGtgctagagagaaaaaaagtggtCAAGTCAAAACTCCTGGACTGTCACGTTTCCAGCTTTCCTCTCAGGAAGTCCCAAACTGGCCATATTAGAAGTCTACCTGTTTATTTCCTTAGGTTACAAGGTAGTGTAAGAAAAAATTCCCATACTCGGCCATCAAGCATATTTAGGAAAAGGGTGGCAGTAGGTAAAGGTGACCAAATAGAGATAAACAAATATACTAGGTTTGCCTGCACCTACACTTATTACCCCAAAGCAGATCACGGCATGTCACTAATCCTGACCTGTTACCGTGCAGAAAGCTGGTGGTAGGGTAACCCCGGTCCTCTGCAAGTTCCAAGAGAACCCAAGGAGAAAAGGGGCCCAGACAAGCCCCCCAGCTTTCTGTGCACTGTACCAAAGGCAATGGCTTCCATGGCGATGCCAGCAGCGTCCTTGCCGTAGCCCTTCTCAAACAACTGCACCATGGCGCGGCCGCCGTGATTCTCGGGGGGGTGCAGGGCGCGCAGACGTCGGGTGTGTGTCCGCAGCTGCTCCACAGCCCCAGCACGGAATGTATCACAGGCAGCAATGAGGACACTGAAGCCATTCTCTAACAGCCAGAAGGAAATCTgcaaaagaggcaaagaaaactGTCACCTAGACCCAGAGGTGCCAGGAAATGCAGCGTGAAGAAATGGTGTCAGAGACGGGCTGCGGAACTGCACCGACCTTGGCAAGGTTAGTAGACTTCCCCACGCCATTCACACCACAGAAGGTGACCACGTAAGGGCGCTGATGACGCTGGGCATCCATGATGTCCCGGAGCATGTCCACGCGGCGCTGCGGCTGCAGAATCTGCACCAGGGACTCCTGGAGAGCTAGCTTGACGGTGGAAGTCACCGCTGAGGTGCGGGCAGAGGTGTATCAGTGAAGCCCAAGTCACGGGCTCCAGGAGTGCCCAGCCCCTTTCTGAGCTAAAGGAACTAGGAGCCTGCCCAGGAATCCTAGGCACTTTACAAGTATTCGTTCATTTTAGTCCTAATTTAGTGCTCATCAACACCCAAAGTCCAAGTTACGAAATAGAAATTTATGTTACGGGATTTGTCAAAAGTCACGCACCTAGTAAGAACGGAGGTGGACGCGGTGGCCTCCTGGGGTGTGTGACGCCCACCCAAGCACTTCCAGGTCCAGGGAGATACTTACTGCTGAACGTCCCCATCACCTTCCCTTCCAGCTTGTTCGCAACAGATTCACAGAGTTGGACCGCAATGTCTGCTGCCACGTTCTTAGCTGAGAAGAGGGGGAAAGGCGTGGTATGAGTGCTCCAGCAGCAGTGAACAACCCCTATGGTACAGCCATTCTGCCCCCCACCGTCCCTACCCCAGAAACACGAGTCCACCCGTTCCTGACTCACCAATGAGATGGTCACGCATCTTGTCCAGCACAGATTCCATGTCTTCACGACTCAAGCTCTTGGAACCCACAAGGCCCTTCAGCATCCCAAACATGCCACCCAGAGTCCCCCTGGTAGCACTGCAGGCACAGAAGGTCACAGATGCACATGTGGCCAGCAGGCAGCGGCCACGCCTCCTCAGTTCTGGAGCCCCGCCCACCAGCCACCACCGCGGACCTCCTACCTAGGTTTGGTGGAGTTTTGAGCGGCCCCTTCGTCATCTGAGCTGCTGCAGTCCAGATCCTGAAGCTGCCTCCCAGACCCAGTCCCTCGAATCTGGAGGGTATGCGGAAAAGGAGATGGGATCAAGAACACGATGGGCTGTGGGGGGGAAAGCCTGGATTTACCCTGTCTACACTGCTCCACCTCTTCGATTCAGGAAGCTCCAAATGTAACTCACCCCTCGCGCCAAGGACTCAAGAGTACTGCCCTCctcatctctccttcctcccccagtTCTTATTAACATTGGCCTTCACTCTGGCCCTGCTGCCTCTTACCAAGTTGATGTCCTCGGGCGGAGTGCCCTCGGGGGCCCCATTGGCGGTAGGAGCGCTATAGTCCAGGACTTCCTTGTTGACAGAGCCACCCAGTGCCCACACCCGGGGCGCTTTTTTGCCCTTCTCCTTGGGAGCATCTGACTTACTGGACTTGCTGCAAAGGGTTACAGCACAAAGGGTTCCGATGAAGAAGCAGGAGAGGAAACATCCACCCCAGAGACAAGGAGTCCCTCGCCCCCAACGTGTCTAGATAGCAGTACGTATGGCAAAAGCTGGAATGGTCACCTGGACTTCTCCATACCCCTCCCATGCTTCTGAATGAACTCTTCTCGCTTCCTGCGGATTAGTTCCTCTTTGGAAAGTTCTATCCCGTTCTCAGGCCCCACTGGGAGACCTGACTTTTCTGCAGGGACTGCTTTGCTGGTAGCCAAAGGGCCATCAGAACCTGTCAAGGAGAAAactcactggggaaaaaaagaccaaattccaacaaaacagacaaataggGAAAAGCCTTCCAAATCATTAAGACGAAACTAGGAACAAACATCTAGGGGATCGCGAGGACCGGGGACGACGGTGAGGGTGGTGGGCACCGGAGCAAGGGAAGGGCGGGAAACCACTCCAGCCCACCTTACCGACTTCTCATGCCCCCAGGTGTCCAAGTTCAAACTCACCTTCCTTCTTGGCCCccttgttttttttgctgttcttGGCTTTTTCCTTAGGCTTTTCACCCCGTGTCTCAATCATGGACCTCACAGGTTTCTTGGCCTTTTCAGAATCTTCAAATTTCTTCATGGTTGTGGGAGCACGGACCTTACTGCTCTCCTCCGCTTCActaaagagaaaagggaacagtccAAATGCAGGAGAAGGGCCCTCACACCCAGAGGATAACCAGAACGGAGCAGCAAACTCAGGAGTGCCTTTCAATCCACAACATACTGCCGTCCACCCGCCCTcgggaaggaaggaagctcaAGTCACAGAGACTATTTTGGAGAGGGGAGGCCTCTCACCGAAGGAGCCGCAGAAAGTCATTCTGGAAATCAAAAGTGCCATTCAGTAGACTTAAGGCACTTTGCTGTTGGATCTCAGTGCGGTACTTGTCACGAAACAGCCGGTGCACGTCGTCTATCAACTTGTCTACGTACGTCAGTGTTAGGATCTTCTGAAAACCTACCTGTTTAGGGAAAGAAACAGAGCCAAGAGATCTGCTCACATGCCAGCCCAGAACAGAGGGAAGCCAACTCAGCCTAGCCCTTCAGAGACTGGCTCGGCCACCTGGCAGGTTTCCCTGACCTAGGAGCAGCCAAGCCCTCTGACTGGGCCCGAGAgcttctcccctttccccctccacccTCCGTGTCTTCTCAGTTACTTCATCGTAAACACTGGGTGCAATTAATCAGGGTTTTCTGAATAATCAGGACTCCGTGGTGACTATAATCATTGCCCCTCTAAAATACCCCCACTTACCACAAACACCAGCTCAAACTGGTTGTCCAGTTTATACTTGAGCGTGAGTGCCTCATGGGTGAAGGAGTTGTTACCTCCCCTTTCCTGGAAAAAGAGTATGTCTCAGAGTTCAGACTGTCCCAACACGTAGACTTGGGCCTCTCCAGGATTGCCTTTGGAGAAGAACTAGACACTCCCCCAAACTCAAACCTGTCCCCAGGGCAAGAAGATTCAGGGGAGCTGCTCTTCAGCATTCCTCCTGCGAGAAAAGGAGACACCGAGCTTGGGGGAAAGGGGCaaagaggtgggaggggaggacacGTGCGAGCCAGATGGGAAGGAGTCCTCATCTCATATAAACAATCAGACTTACTAGCAGCTGTACACTATCTACAGTTCTTAAAGGCCGTTTTTCCAGCCATTATCTCACCCGGCCTTCGAAACAACAGAAAACCAAGCTGCTGGGGGCGAATGGAGGGAACGACGCTAAGTCTCAATAGACTACGGATTCCGGccagagtcccagaaagagaagggggaggggacagcGCAAAGTTGCG
This window encodes:
- the SRPRA gene encoding signal recognition particle receptor subunit alpha isoform X1; the encoded protein is MLDFFTIFSKGGLVLWCFQGVSDSCTGPVNALIRSVLLQERGGNNSFTHEALTLKYKLDNQFELVFVVGFQKILTLTYVDKLIDDVHRLFRDKYRTEIQQQSALSLLNGTFDFQNDFLRLLREAEESSKVRAPTTMKKFEDSEKAKKPVRSMIETRGEKPKEKAKNSKKNKGAKKEGSDGPLATSKAVPAEKSGLPVGPENGIELSKEELIRRKREEFIQKHGRGMEKSSKSSKSDAPKEKGKKAPRVWALGGSVNKEVLDYSAPTANGAPEGTPPEDINLIRGTGSGRQLQDLDCSSSDDEGAAQNSTKPSATRGTLGGMFGMLKGLVGSKSLSREDMESVLDKMRDHLIAKNVAADIAVQLCESVANKLEGKVMGTFSTVTSTVKLALQESLVQILQPQRRVDMLRDIMDAQRHQRPYVVTFCGVNGVGKSTNLAKISFWLLENGFSVLIAACDTFRAGAVEQLRTHTRRLRALHPPENHGGRAMVQLFEKGYGKDAAGIAMEAIAFARNQGFDVVLVDTAGRMQDNAPLMTALAKLITVNTPDLVLFVGEALVGNEAVDQLVKFNRALADHSMAQTPRLIDGIVLTKFDTIDDKVGAAISMTYITSKPIVFVGTGQTYCDLRSLNAKAVVAALMKA
- the SRPRA gene encoding signal recognition particle receptor subunit alpha isoform X2, with translation MLDFFTIFSKGGLVLWCFQGVSDSCTGPVNALIRSVLLQVGFQKILTLTYVDKLIDDVHRLFRDKYRTEIQQQSALSLLNGTFDFQNDFLRLLREAEESSKVRAPTTMKKFEDSEKAKKPVRSMIETRGEKPKEKAKNSKKNKGAKKEGSDGPLATSKAVPAEKSGLPVGPENGIELSKEELIRRKREEFIQKHGRGMEKSSKSSKSDAPKEKGKKAPRVWALGGSVNKEVLDYSAPTANGAPEGTPPEDINLIRGTGSGRQLQDLDCSSSDDEGAAQNSTKPSATRGTLGGMFGMLKGLVGSKSLSREDMESVLDKMRDHLIAKNVAADIAVQLCESVANKLEGKVMGTFSTVTSTVKLALQESLVQILQPQRRVDMLRDIMDAQRHQRPYVVTFCGVNGVGKSTNLAKISFWLLENGFSVLIAACDTFRAGAVEQLRTHTRRLRALHPPENHGGRAMVQLFEKGYGKDAAGIAMEAIAFARNQGFDVVLVDTAGRMQDNAPLMTALAKLITVNTPDLVLFVGEALVGNEAVDQLVKFNRALADHSMAQTPRLIDGIVLTKFDTIDDKVGAAISMTYITSKPIVFVGTGQTYCDLRSLNAKAVVAALMKA